Below is a window of Humulus lupulus chromosome 2, drHumLupu1.1, whole genome shotgun sequence DNA.
TATAAACTCGAACATTGTGGTTGGAAAAGGTTATTTGCTGCTAATTTGACATTAATttcctgttttttttttcttcccctTTCTCAGCGTCCTCTTCGGAAAAGGTAGAAGGGTTCTGTAGCGATGATGAGTTATCTTCGCAAATCACATCCAAGCAAGTGGGAACACTAATCTCAGCATGCCTAATGAGAAAGATGCTTGTGTCTTCTTTGGCTTTATTAATGGAATCGTTTCATAACATTGGTAGTTATAGCAACTGTTCTGGCTTGGGTCCTGAGAGGGTGATGGTATTTGTTCATTTGTTGTATTAATTAAGTGGGGTTCGGATGCTGATAACATGGCCGagataatttaatttttaacatAATGTATATGATGTTTACAGAACAAATATGATTAATACACTACTGCCTTCACCTCAGGACAATGCATCTCCGTTGCCACAATTGATCTCTCCGTGACTAATTTTTAGGCGTTGATGGCCTACCCTTGCGGTGTCTGATAGCAAATCTTTCTTGTTTCACACGATGTGATTATCCTTGTGTAGTACGTGGTTGATTGCTTGCTATCTGTCTATAAATTTATGTACATATTTTTGAAAACGAATGTAGTAACATATACTCGTTATCTTTTGGATGGTCTAAACTCTTGTGTGATTAACATGTTCTAAATTTAAACATACTCGGCTGAAAACCCTTAAAAATATTGTTACTGCCAAGTGCCAACAGCTCAGGTCTTAATTGCCTTTTCTTCATTGGGTTCCTTTTGATCTTAATTACATAATAGTTACTATGCCAAATTGCCAATGATCAGTACATATATGATATACTCAGCTAACTTAAAAGACGTACATTACATTACCGTGATTCGTAGCCTCTACTGAAGTATATACGGCTGTGTAGCTTAAGATGAAATTATGTGAATGTCAAATATATAAACACAGGCATGACCACTTACCTTTTATACTGTGGTCCCCTAAagtaaaaaattaaagaacagAGACTCGAACCAAGTAAAGAAGACAATTATATGCTTAATTTTATTGTAAATCATATCTTGTTCATCTTTTAGTTACAAAATAAAATCAGTCACCCTACCAATGAAGTCCAAAACTGCCTGCCTGCATTAGAGGATGTGCAAGATATGCACCTATCGTTACTGCAGTGATGGCTACATATGGTAACCGAAGAAATTCCTTATAATAATCTTTCGGCAACTTTTGTCGCCCGTCAAGAATGGCTGCAAAGGGTACGACACTAGTTCTTCTCTTCACAGCCTCAAAATTGTCCCCATATCTTATGGCTAATCTTCTGTCACCATTCCAAACACCAAAAAGATGATGTCCAATTAAGCCAACTGAGGCTGCCACTGCCACAGTGTTCCCTATCCATATCGTGTGAGCAATGCACCAAATAACCTGTCCAACCATCTAAGAAGAAATACAAAACTTAGCTGAATGGATTTGGAGGACAAGGAAGCAGGGGAAGAGAATTTACAGGAGTAACTTGATTTAGTTAGTGAAAATCATGACATGTCTTTTCAACAATGGAAACTTCCATCAGTTTATCTAAAGTTCCTTGGCAATTTTGCTCAACAACTAGCAATCCCTGTTTCTTAAATGATCTCACTGTTCACGCACTATAAAGTTTTGTGTTGAGATCAAGGATCCTCGAAACAAATTGCATGGAGAGGTGAAATGGATTTAGTGGCAATGAGTTAATTTAGGGTACTTGGTTGCATGACTGCCAAATTCAGTACGTGCATTGTTTCATTCTAAATATCCAGAAATCCTTCAAGCAGTTAGTCAATGAGTTCAATAAGAGTGCTACTACTTTGACAGAAATAGAAAATAAATTCTGTACCTGAGGATGCCTTGTGATTCTCATTACCCCAGTTTCCCAAAGATGCATTTTGGGCTTGTCAACTGCTGCCACCTCTAGTAGATTAAAAGTGGATGGATAGAGGAAGAGGAAGGAAACAAAAGAAGAAAGCCATAGAAACTGATGGAGCCCGGGAACACCCTGGAGCTGCCATAGTTGTTGCCCATCATATCTGTGGTTAATAAAGTACACCTGAATTACAAACACTTAAAAGTCAACAAGTCAGTTCAAATAAACTTTGTTTGCACACTAAATTGAACAATATAATTCAAAGAACGAATGATAGAAAGGCACTAAGTTAGCTTGAGCAAAGAcgttctataaaaaaaaatactggTGTTTCATGATAGAGCAACATGTACTCACAACAGTACTGACAGCCAATGGTAAAGAAGTCCCAGCAAACAAAACACGGAAAGCCCgttctccaatgagtttctcaCCCATGTCTCTTAAACTGGCCAAGCCACTGTGCACGGTGGCAAAAATTACAATGAGAAGCAGCATTACAACCTGCAAATTCATGTTTCATATCAGATTTCTTTATCAAAATCTTAGCACATGTAATCAAAGAGAATAAATTCAtgagagatgaaaagaaaaaagagatgAGGAAAATATTACACGTAAGTGGTAACCCTTTTCATATATTGAAAAACAAGGTCCCTAtaattgtgtgtgtgtgtatatatataatatttttatgtttatatatatttgagaACTTGAAGCTACAAGTTATaaagggaaaaagaagaagaagaagaagagcgtACTTGGAACTTAATCCCTCTTTTATTCCCTCTAATGTTAAAAAGCTAGAAGGCAGCGAGAATAAAATGTTTTTCATAAGCAGAAATCATTATTTTCTAACTCTTAAAGATTGCTCTTTAAAGTATTGTTTTCCACTGCTTATTATCAAACTTTGACCACCACAAAATCACCCTCTATCTTATGAACTTAATGCCACTGTATCTTGGGCCAAGTGAGACATCTGCAGTGTGACTTAAGCTTGACATTAACACATCATGATTGGCATGCCACTGTAAATTGTACACATTATGGTTATACATCTAAAACCCTAAGAACCTTGTTCAATTGATTAAAGTAAAAGAGCAGTAGATCACCAAGTAATCTCTCCTAAATTAGACCCAATTTCAGCAACATGTACAATTTCACTTCACCATAATGTAATGCATTCTTGACatgataaaataatttttttgccTAGAGGTCCCTTCAGTGCAGAATTGATTGATTCAACTTCTTTAATCCGAACAATCCACAGGTAATGTCTCATAATAGTAACTACTACAATTCTACGTGAGAAATTCGATTAATAATGCCCTGTCCATCAGAAACATTAAATGAGGCATATTCCTGAAATTTGGATTTGGACCATTACCTTACAGTTGTTTCTCTAAGTTTGGTTCAGTACCTAGTAAGCACTAATAACTAGAGAACAACACTTCTATTCTCGGAATTCTAAGTCGATAAATAAATTCTACTAACCTCATGGCTATCAGAGAGTCCCGAAACGGCATCAATAAAGGCTTTTCCGTAACCAGTAGAGTTATCGAGCCAGGCAACGTCGAGCACGAATAAAACTGTTCCCAGTATCCCAGCGAAGTAAACCCACGAAGATAACTTCTGCTTGGCCAAGTCGAAGACAGCAGAGTCCTCGCCGACCAGCGGTGGATCTTCACCGTCGGTTTCAGCGTTTCCGACGGAGCTACCGGGGAGGCGGGATCCAGCGGAAGAACTCAGAAAGGGAACTAGAGTGAGCTGAAGACGATTAGGAATAGGTTTCAGCGGAAGGAGGGTAGAATTGGGGAATTTGGCAAGTCTGAGGAGGGTAGTGGATGGAATGGTGAGAAGGTTGCGGGCATGGCGGGGACGGTGGGGGATGGAGGAAGATGGGATCGAAAAGAGAGAAGTGAGAGAGGAAGAGGAGGCCGCCATTGTTAGTGGGATGTCATTTGATTAGATGGGAGGTTTGGTTTTAACTTAAGAGAGAGATTAATTAAGAAGGTATCTGGAAGAAGGTATGCTGTTGAGTGGTGGTTTTGGACAGTTAGTGGAGATATCTTATTGCAGCTGGGGTGGGGACGTGGCGTATTGCAGGCATGGGATTACACAAAATATGCATTTTATAAGTGGCAGTAGGCCAAGAAACTACCATTGGCTATCCTCTCGATTATCACTATACCATTagcatcatagcatcatcattaaTGTCATGCTACAGTTTTCAAGCCCATCATATTATATTTGGAAGATAATGCAAATTTTGCCCAGTGAGCTgccagttttttttttattattgtttttacgATCAAACTGAAAATAATAAGAATTAAATGACATTTTTGGTACATCCAATTCTATTGGAATTGACTAATACTTTTGGTACCATGTATTATGTCATGTGTATCATATTGTATTTTATTATAATGAACTAGAAAATATAAATTTACTTCACACACtttttgtaataattaaaaaatttatatatatatttttttagattgtaAAGTAAATATTCATTTTCATCCTACCCGTACAACATAATTTTTATATGGACACGTGAGAATATCTTaatcataatttttaaataatgatgTTCATTGTATAACAAATCTAATgtagatttttgaaaaattctgaataataagAGTTATTTTTGTCGATTACTTATTTggatactttatttttaaaaattaacttttagagtATTTTGTCAAgatgttaaaaataaaaatagaaataccGATTATTTGAACAATATATATTGGCCGATTACCCATtttgacactttatttttaaaaattaacctttggaccatgtatttattcaaaaagtTAAAAATTCTTTGGCCGATTACcctatttttataaatttatataatttatattttctgtaagggttcacacaattttgaactttgtattttagccgaacatccgtttggaccctttatttttaaaaattaacatttggaccatatatttattcaaaaagtTAAAAATTCTTTGGCTAATTACcctatttttgtaaatttatattttctgtaagggttcacaccatttaaaactttgtattttagccgattattcgtttagacaatttatttttaaaaattaacttgcggaccttgtgttttgtcaaaaaattaaaaataagaataaatagatagattatttgaaccacgtgTATTTTTGTCGATTACCTATTTAGACCCTTTATTATTAAAAACTAACTTTAGAACTACGTGTTTTAttatcaaaaggttaaaaataaaaaCGGATAGATTATTTAGTATTATAATAACTTGTGAAGAGTATTTAATTTTAGACATTCAGATAGTTTATATAttatagttttttcttttttaataattaactaataatcataaatttgaaaaataagaattaaaaaatatgaaaattttagaaaatagaaagtgttctttggagcaattttagagtgccacatcatctcatcgatgctctcctttatataaatatatagattgtgttttataacatatttttttatatagcaGTATGTTTGATATTGATTTTTACTAAAATATTACATATTTATATGTAAATACAAGTCAATACCAAGCATATcattgtataaaaatatattataaaacacaatacaatacaatacaatacaatacaatatAATACAATACAATATAATACAATATGGCATAATACAATGCATCAAATGCACCTGCTTGAACTAAAAACACGAGCTGATGTGGCTGCTTAGCATTTGTtagctttttattttttatattttaaattatttttgtaatattttaatgtTTGAAAATAACCATAATTGTATAACATGTGGCTCATGCTAAAAATTTTAGCGGGTTGAATAGGAGTGCTCATAAGAAAATTATGAATGAGTgcattgtaatgtcccaaatttgttaataaggtttagtgcctcaATTACTGTGCTAGGAGGACATAATTAGATGTTTATGTGTTagtatgatttaattgtgattatatatgtaaattttatgagttatattatgatatgactactcATGCAtgcttaagtgtattaaatgtgcttataggcccatTTCTGTTAAAAaatgcattttcgtaattttgacccactgagggtatatctgtaattatatgtgctttatgagtgggaccacattatcatgtggatatatttgagttattcggcacgaaACGATCCTAGTGACGaaattagtggaaaagtcacaacgggattaaatacccagctcggagttttttggtaatttggcacatTACCGGGATCTATTGGGTGATTGAAATTTATTTGGTGAGTATTTAGCTtaatggatttaattgggaatttattgtGTAATTTGAGGATTAACGGGAATTAGGGAAAaaaggaccaaaatgcccttgggtcTAGCTTTGAAGTGTTTAGGAGgtaggggaaaaatggtctttcgACCATTTAAGTAGATAAAGTTTAGTCCTTGGCAGCCTACACTTCACAtactctttctctctttttctcctTTGGGTATGCCTTTGGGAGTACAAAGGAAACACTAAGTCTTTTCTTGATCTAATCTTGAATCTTGGGGTTCTTGGAAGTGAATTGGCTTTAGAAAGGTGTCGGCAACAGCTAAGGGACATCTTCTACCCTTTTGATTATCGAATTTCTGGCAGGAAGGTATGGAATTACTTGACTTTTCATAGTGTCCATCGTGTTTTTGGGAAGTTTGATCTATGTTGTGATTTTTGGAATTGTTTGGAACTCTAGGTTGTTTAATTAAGTGTTTGAATACTAGAATCATGTTAATAATGGTTTGAGGGCTCTTGTTGTTGTTGGGAATTTAGTTTGGTTGGGTAATTTCGGATTGAGCTTGAAAGGGGTTTAGAACCCTAAAATATCCAAGTGAAATCTTGGGTGATTTTGTGTTGTTTCTTTAGTGCTCTAGGTTGTATTCAAAGTGTTATAGTTACTTTATAAACTGTTTCTGGGTTTGAGGCAAGTTTGAGGACCCATTGGGATGACTTTGGCTCAGAGAATTTTTttggaattctgggttcgcggggttgcaCTGCGGTGCTATTCTTGGAGCGTCGCAACCTGCATGAAGTCAAAGGCGCTAGGGTTCCTCtgaatagaattcaaggtcccagaggctaggactcaatcttgaagctcttaattggtttagttcttgatggatattctttaatatgttgtgactaggggtactgcaaggctcgagaggaaaggatcgtgctcgttgTCGCTTTACTCTATCGCTcaggacttaaggtaagaaaacggaCACTTGCATTGAGTGTAGGGCATGGGCCCCAATTATAGGCAAAGGAATGA
It encodes the following:
- the LOC133818953 gene encoding 15-cis-zeta-carotene isomerase, chloroplastic is translated as MAASSSSLTSLFSIPSSSIPHRPRHARNLLTIPSTTLLRLAKFPNSTLLPLKPIPNRLQLTLVPFLSSSAGSRLPGSSVGNAETDGEDPPLVGEDSAVFDLAKQKLSSWVYFAGILGTVLFVLDVAWLDNSTGYGKAFIDAVSGLSDSHEVVMLLLIVIFATVHSGLASLRDMGEKLIGERAFRVLFAGTSLPLAVSTVVYFINHRYDGQQLWQLQGVPGLHQFLWLSSFVSFLFLYPSTFNLLEVAAVDKPKMHLWETGVMRITRHPQMVGQVIWCIAHTIWIGNTVAVAASVGLIGHHLFGVWNGDRRLAIRYGDNFEAVKRRTSVVPFAAILDGRQKLPKDYYKEFLRLPYVAITAVTIGAYLAHPLMQAGSFGLHW